TAAATCCTGACGTACTTTGACTAAATTATGAATTTTATCGATTTGCATAGCTCCGTTCGTTAAATATGCAAACTCCATACTGCTTTCTCGGGTTTCCCACTCATCGGGAGGACGACTGATAATATCAGCAATTCGCAGTTGTGTCGGAGACATTAATGAAGCAGCGATAATCGCCTCTTCATTTCCATCTACTCCAGCATGCGCCATACCTCTAAGTGATCCTAGAATATAGATATCGCCTGAACAGGTAATAGTTCCTCCTGGGTTCACATCCCCCAGATATAAAAGATTTCCATCATGGTGCAGCACCTGACCGGAACGAAGAATCCCGCTCATAAGAAACAACGCGTCATTATCCTCACTGCCGGGCACTGGAAGCGCCTCTATGGAACGAATCAGTAGATTTCCCTGTCCCTTCAGAATCTCCAGCACAGCTTCCTTATCTTCCTCAGTTACGGGACGATTGCCCAGCTTAATATCTACATGGACAATCGGTCCAGTCAAAATATTTTGATGGCTGTGCTCCAGCTTATAGCGAAGCTCGCTCAGAAGATCTTCGAAGGGACACTTGTCGTCTAGCAGGAATATCAGGCCATCCTTGATGCCCTTAATCCTTACATGCTTGGATTTTACTGTCATATGCCTGGCCCCCTATCCTCATTCATTCGTGCCGGGCCCCTTAAATTCCTGCTTTATTAAGAAAGAAAATAGAAGCTTCTTTATGCCGCTTCTTCCGTACTCTTCTCTTTCTTGATCAGCTCAAGCTGGCGTCGTAACGGTATGTAGAGGATCAGAGCAATAGCAAAATGAAAGAGCATCGTTGGTAGCATATGATTCAAAATAGCCCAGCTATAAGGCTCCTGATTGAGATTGAATACACTATAAATACCAAATAACACACTATCCTCTAGCAAGCTTCCGAGCAGAATCACAGTCATCATAAGAGGCAGTGGAGCACGCGGAATCTGAAACAGAAGGCCGATTAAATAAGCCGACAGACCCATCGCAAAAGAATGTGCTCCTAGAATTCTGCCATAAAAAACGACATCATGTAATAGTCCGAAAGTTAGGCCCAGTATAAGCGCTGTATGACGATGATGATATACAGCCACGAACAATAGCACAACGAACACAAGATTCGGAATAATTCGCATCTGCCATACATCTGGAATCAGCCAAGGCAGAATGGTTCCCTCCAGAATGAACAAGAGGAACAGTAACAGAACAAGAACAGATCTGCGCATATTCACTATTCAGCACGCTCCTCCGTAAAAACAACAATCAGCTGCTTCCAGTCTTGAAATTCTGCTGAAGGCTTAATCACTGCTGTGGAGGTTAATCCAAATTCACCAACCTCAACGCTTTCAACTGTACCGATGGTCAATCCTCGCGGATACAATCCCCCAATACCAGAAGAAACGATAACATCCTTCGGCGCAATAGGATCACCTGGCGGGATCTTGTTCATCAATAACTTGTTTGTCTTCGGATCATAGCTTTCAATCATACCAAAGGTTTTGCCCTCTTTGTTAATAGCGGTTGCCGCAATTGGCGGCTGAGAATTAGGGTCATTCGTATCCATCATGGTCATCAGCTTCACCGTAGAGGTGAAATTGCTGACTTGACTAATAACACCAACCAAACCATCCACCGAAATCACAGACATATTTGGTCGAACGCCATCTTTAGCGCCTAAATCGATTACAATCGTACTATTGCTTGGTTCTGTTGTCTGACTAACCACCTGCGCAATATGGTATTGATATTTATACAATTCCTCCTGAGCTTTCGTGAACTTCAACTGTTCCTTTAACTGCTCATTTTCTACCTGAATGAAATTGTATTGCGCTTTATCACGTGCATATTGGGCGGCTAGAATCTTCAGCTGCTCATTTTCCTTAGAAAGATCTTTCAGATTTCCGATATCTTCAAACAAGCCCGCTACATATCCAGCGGGCTTGTAGAACATTTTTTGCACGAAACCAGTAGTATCTCTAAGAAAGTTCTCCGGCCAGGACAAGGAACTCCTTGATGCCAAGCTGAAGCCCATCACCACAATGAACAGCACCAGTGTAATCAACAGAATAAACAGACGTTTATTGCTTAAGAGTTTAAACAGTTTCAACACCCTCTAACAACAGTATTTCTCCCATAACAGGGGTTGACGTACACAAGTGGCAATACATAGGCTTATCTCTTAGAGCGAAGACTGGAACTGCTGCGACTCTTGAACAAATGGATATTATCAAGCGCCTTTCCTGTTCCAATCGCTACACAATCCAGAGGGTTCTCAGCGACAATAACTGGCATTCCAGTTTCACGCGCAAGCAGTTTATCCAAGTTACGAAGCAAGGCGCCTCCACCTGTCAAGACAATCCCGCGATCCATAATATCTGCTGCGAGCTCCGGTGGACATTTTTCCAAAGTTACTTTAACAGCTTCAATAATAGAACTCACTGTATCGGACAATGCTTCACAGATCTCATCAGAAGTAATTGTAAGCGTCTTTGGCAGGCCTGTAACGAGATCGCGTCCGCGAATTTCCATAGTCTCAGCTTTCTCAAGTGGCAAGGCAGAACCTACATCCATTTTAAGCTGTTCCGAAGTACGTTCACCAATCATCAGATTGTACTGACGTTTGATGTACTGAATGATGGACTCATCCGCTTCATCACCCGCAACACGTACGGAACGACTAGTAACAATACCGCCGAGTGAAATTACAGCAACTTCAGTAGTACCTCCGCCGATATCAACAACCATACTTCCTGTTGGCTCCCATACCGGTAGATCTGCACCAATCGCTGCAGCAAAAGGTTCCTCGATAATGTAAGCTTCGCGAGCACCAGCTTGTCTAGTAGCATCTTCTACGGCACGTTGCTCTACAGCAGTAATGCCGGATGGTACGCAGACCATTACATTAGGGTGACGTTGGAACATAGAACGTTGTTTCTGTGCTTGACGAATAAAATATTTTATCATCGTAGCCGTTGTGTCAAAATCAGCGATAACGCCATCCTTCATCGGACGGATCGCACGAATGTTTCCCGGTGTACGACCGATCATCTTTTTAGCGGATTCACCCACGGCTTCAATCGTCTTAGTGTCAGTGTTAATGGCTACAACGGAAGGCTCTCTTACAACGATCCCCTTACCGCGTACATAGACAAGCGTATTCGCTGTCCCCAAGTCAATTCCTAAATCTTTCGTAAAACTACCCAACATGCTAATTCTCCTTTTCCTAAGTAAATCTTCACATTTATATTACATGTGTCCTTTTTCTTTCAAGCTTACAAAGCTGCTATCACCGATAATTAGATGATCTAACACGTCAATCCCGACAATCTCGCCTGCCTGAAGCAGTCTTGAGGTCAAGGAGATATCCTCCGGACTAGGCGTTGGATCACCACTAGGATGATTATGTGCGCATATGATAGAGGCACTACTACATTTTATAGCTGCTCGGAATACCTCACGAGGATGAACAATCGAAGCATTAAGACTGCCCATAGACAACGTTTCTTGTCCTATCACATGATTCTTCGTATTCAGAAACAAGCAGACAAAATGCTCCTTCTGCAGATAACGCAATTGCTCAGTCAGTATCTCCGCAGCGTCCTCAGGACAACGGATAATGACCGGCATGTTAAACCTGGAGTTCGCAAGGCGCCTTCCAAGTTCGATGCCTGCTTTTAGTTGCACGGCCTTGGCAGGGCCGATACCTTTGATTTCGGTCAGTTCTTCGATGCTAAGGTCAACTAGCCCACGCAGGCCACCGATTTTCCCCAGCATCTGCTGTGCAATATGAATAGCCGATTCACGGCGTGTTCCCGTACGCAGCAGAATGGCTAACAACTCCGCTTGACTTAATGATTCCGCCCCATAATGCATCATGCGCTCTCTTGGTCGTTCTTCATGGGGGAGGTCCCGCAGCATTACTGATTGCGACTCCATCCCTATCCCTCTTTCCCAAGCTTCCTACCGGTTCAATACAGTTATACCGAACTCGGACAGCATTTCGCCAAGAAGCGACAGCGGCAATCCGACAACATTGAAATAACAGCCTTCAATTCGTTCCACCAAGGTGGAGCCAAGCCCTTGTATCGCATAAGAGCCAGCCTTATCAGCGGGCTCTCCCGTAGCTATATAAGCAATAATTTCATTCTCCGTCATTGCTCTCATCGTTACGGAAGTAACACGGTGCTCCACTATAGTCTTTCCATGCGGAAGTCCAATACAGGCTACACCCGTGTATACCTTATGATTCCGGCCCTGAAGTCTGGTAAGCATCGATTTACTGTCCAGCTCGTCCACCGGTTTGCCTAGCACAGTGTTATCTAGTACAACAATCGTATCACTACCAATAATTACTGCGTTACGCTCTCCTGCTGCAGCCACTACAGCCTCTGCTTTTCGCAGAGCCAAACTGCGCACGATTTGCTCCGGCGTAAAGTCCGGTGGTGTGCTTTCATCAGCTTCGCTGGTAATGACCTCAAAAGGCAAGCCCAGTAAAGACAAAAGCTCTCGTCGACGCGGTGAACCTGAGGCTAAAATAATGTGTTGTGAGTTGTCCACGTTGTAAACGTCCCTTCTTGATCAGTAACGAGAGTTACAGTCTTCGGTACAGCCATACAGCTGTAATAATACCGACGAGACTTAGCATGCACAATTTCAAATGAATAGTGATGTCATAGGTTATGATGTCCAAATCGGCTCGCGGAGACCACTTAAGCACAGTCGATGTTGTTAGAAAAGAAAGAGCCTTTACCGGCTGCAGTAGCTTGGCGATCCAGGCTCCAGCCAGCCAGCCTAGAATTAGAAATAACAGCAGTGTTCCTACATTTTTCTTCTTCATCTCAGTCTTCCCTCGCCATTTTTTGACACCCTAATTATTATACGGTGAAATTGTGATCAATACAAACGTAAAATCCCTTACGGTAATGTTTACCACCATTTGCACTAAAAGTTGCGGAGCGATACCATCCTCCGTATCAATTATAGTTTAAGTTATATAGGGATAATTTCCTCTTTCGCGCCAAAACAGCAAGCCCCCACATCTGGAGGCTTGCTGTCTTTAATGTCAACAATCTATCAGTTAATTCATTGCAGTTAGCAGCTGTTTCTGGCTAGTCAAAAAGCTCAGCATCGATTCTTGCACTTCCCAAAGTAGGCCCTGAGCCTTGTTCTTGTTATATTCACTCCAGGCTGATATCCCTTGGCTCATTGATTTCTCTAACGCTGCGCAAATGCTTTTGGCTTCAGGAGATACGCCTTGTTCCAGCACTTTTACAGCTTCACTCCATTGCAGATGGAGATCACTCATAGCGGGGGTATTTGCTGTCGTACTAGTTTGGCCAGCGCTAAGTAAAGAAGCAGATTGACTGCTTAGTTCACTGAGCAGTTGCCCACTCACGGAGAAATAGTTCTTCACTTCCTCTGCATTACCGGTATAGACAAGCTGTTCAGCCCCGGGAAGTGCCACCTCTCTCACATACAGCTCAATACCCTGATTCTTTAGTCCGCTGCTAAGTAGCTTGGCCTGTTCACGGTCGGATGACATTCCAGCATACACACGATTGCCGTCGGCAGGATCCATACCCGCGGCCAAACCTGCAGTTAACAGCTCCTGACGAGCCTCTTCAGCGCCTGCAGGTGTACTGAATACTCCGTACTGCAGCAGATAATAGCTTTGCGCAGCTACTTGAACTGGGATGGTGTTCTTCCCTGCATTTTCAGTACCCGTCACTGGTAATCCTGATGTACCTACACCTGCCGGATCTTTAGCTCCACTGGACTGCACTGAAGTAGCCGCAATGTCTGCTGTCCCATTTCCAGAGCTACTGTCCATATTCCCTCCGTAAAAGAAAGAAAGTGCAGCATAACCAAGCAGTACCCCTGTGCCGATGGCTCCCGTAACAGAAAGAGCTAATTTCCACCAATACGAAGGACGTCGAGTATGATAAGAGCCTCCGTAACTGCCAGAGGATACATTCTCTAATTTATCCCTGCTATCCGAAACCATATCTGACAGAAGATACGATTGCTGTGTATATCTAAAATCCTTATCCTGTTCGTCCCATTCTTCCTGGCGTGGATCTACAGTACCCGAGTAATAGTCATAGGAATCTTCCGGTGGTGCCTCATGCGTGGAACGAAAATCAGGCTCATAAAGCCATGTTTGCTGTGCTGGACCTACCTCTTGACGCAGTCCCTCAGCGTACTCTTCAGCTGTACCCAATCCGCCATTTGACCAGCGCTCCACCACTTTAGGCTTTGGTTTAGGCTCGTCCTTGTTCACGTCAAATCGGAATGTCATTCTTCCGTTATTCAACAGTTACACCTCACCTCATCTAATCTATAAGTAAATATATGATAGACAATAGAGAGATATGCTATTTTTAAGCCATAGGAATTATGAAAGATTATGCAGATTCAGTTTACATTACATGTACCTTTTATATACTATATAAAAAGAGCTAAAAGTGTACACTATACTAGGTAAGCTAGAAATGATGCTTTAGTTCACTACTGATTAGGAGGGCTTCTTCTGAAACAAAAAATTCAAGCAGCTATTGTAGGCTACGGAAATTTAGGAAAAGGTGTACGTAAGGCTATCAACCAAAGTGAAGATATCGAGCTAGTTGCGATCTTTACGCGCAGAGAACCTGGACAACTGGAAGCCGGAGAAGCCGGTGTGAAGTTCGAACATATCTCTGCCGTCGAACAATATAAGGGTAAAGTGGATGTTATGATTCTATGCGGAGGATCGGCTACCGATCTGCCAGAACAAACACCAGCCATTGCCCGGATGTTTAATACCGTGGACAGCTTTGATACTCATGCCAAAATCCCCGAGTTCTACGAGACCGTTGACGCCGCAGCTAAACAAGGTGGAACACTCAGCGTAATTTCTACTGGTTGGGATCCAGGCTTATTCTCAATGAATCGTCTGCTCGCTGAAGCTATTCTTCCACAAGGTAAAGAATACACCTTCTGGGGCAAAGGCGTTAGCCAAGGCCACTCCGATGCGATCCGCAGAGTAGATGGAGTTAAAGCTGGTGTACAATATACCGTTCCTGTACAAGAGATTATTGAGGCCATTCGCGCTGGTGAAACACCAGAGCTTACCACTCGTCAAAAACACCTTAGAGAGTGTTTTGTAGTAGCTGAAGCAGGGGCAGATCAAGAACGCATTCGTGCAGAAATCGTGAATATGCCGAACTATTTTGCAGATTATGATACTACGGTTACTTTCATCACTGAAGAAGAATTGGCAGCTCAGCATAGCGGAATTCCGCACGGCGGGTTTGTTATTCGCAGTGGTGTAACAGGGGAAGGTACGAAGCAGATTGTTGAATTCGGCCTGAAGCTGGAGAGCAATCCAGAATTTACAGCTAGTGTTCTCGTGGCCTATGCCAGAGCCGCTCAGCGTATGAGTCAAGAAGGACAGAGCGGAGCGCGTACAGTATTCGATATTCCACTTGGAATGTTGTCTCCGAAATCTCCAGAAGAATTGCGCCGTAACCTGCTGTAAAATCATACAAAAATGAAAAAAACCGCGTAGGACCTTAAAACGTCCTCACGGTTTTTTTCATATACTGCAGGCAGTGCCTTCTCCGGTGTACCTTTTACACAAGACTAAGAATCTTATTCTTTACATAATTCACTTCGTAATCCTTCAACAATGTACGATGCGCCCGATCAGCAATAATCGTTGCCATCTCAGGATTCTTTAACAACGTTATTACACTAGCAACAACATCAACTGAGGTATTAGCAAGCAAAATATTACGGTTATGCTCACAGTTCAATCGCTCGCATACTATAGAACTAGTAACCACCGGCGTTTTGAGTGCCCATGATTCCAGAATGTTTCTGGAGACTTCACAACCTTCAAGGATCGGCACAAGAACCGCTTTAGCACGACGTATATAATCAGCAGACGGTTTCAAAGGTCCAGTGATAATGACCGATACATCATCCTTTACAAGCGTCAACACATCCGTATGAACCTCATGACCCGTGATGTAACACTTGATATCAGGCACTTGCTCTTTAATCAGAGGGTAGCTTTTCTTAAAGAAGTTTTGAGCAGCCTTAATCCCTTGTCTGGTGTTCATATTCCAGTGCAGAACCATTGAATTTTCTTTTGCAACAGGCTCAGTAAAAGCGTCGTATTCATTCATTTTTATGAAATGAGGAACAACATGAACTTTACGGGCATCCGCAAAGGATAGAGATTTGAATGAAAGGGCATCCCATTCCGAGGTTGCCAAGAGTACACCCGTTTTATTCATTAGTCTCCGCTTATTCCGCCGAACCAAAGCCTCATTTAGTTTATAATAAGGATTACTGCTGCTCGGCTTCCCAATTTCTTTTCCAACGGCAAGCCCGCTCTCAAAACGATACGTATCTGTAATAACACTGGCCTCAGGAAGCAGATTACGAACCATATCAATGCAATTTCCCAACAAGCTATGCGATATAAATACATGTCTGTAATTATTCGATCTACAAAGTTCCATGATGGTACTCTTCATGTCTTTCTCCGCATGACTCCGATTAGTGAAATTCCGTAATATATGTAAGGGACGCAGCATAGATCTCCACGAGGTAATGCACCCGTTAATGTAATGAACCGTTAGTGCAGTTCCATCATTTGTAGACATATCCTTGTGCGTACTGGCATACGTCAGCAAATCAATATCAAATTTCCCTAGCAAAATCTCGAGAATACTCCCTGTTCTCATTTCTCCTTCTAGATCCTCTGCGCTTTGATTCTGTGCTGAAAGGAACAGCATTCTTTCTCGCATGACTCTGGCTCCTTGAATTTTTTATATAAATCCTCTCTACTTATCACTGCAACTTTAGATGCAGTTCAATAGTAACTCATTTCACATAAAATTTTTGTCGATTTATAGGGAAACCTTTAAAATTTTTATATATTTTCATGCTTTATTCGAAAATAATTGCGATAAACCTATATATATCGCTATTTTTTTGAAGATTCAAGCAAAAAAGCTACTTTTCCAGTAATACACGAACATGAATTTTCTATTTCAAAATTTTATACTCGTTAGGTATTCTGAACTATTCCCTATGCAAACAAAAAAGTGTCTTCCTCATCTAATGACGAAAGGAAGACACTTTTATATTTCGTAGCTTCTAACAACGCAGTTCCGACCCTTTTTCTTAGCTTGATACAATGCATTATCACAAAGTTTGTAGAGATTATTTAGTGAAAAACGTTCGCCCGATTCTATCGTAATGACTCCAATACTTAACGTGTAGTGCAGCGGTACACCATGAATCATTGAACCTATAACAGCTGTGCGCATTCCTTCAGCAATAACATCACTACTCTTCTCATCGGCTCTGTGCAGGAGCACTGCGAACTCTTCTCCCCCAAATCTTCCGATCAGATCACCATGACCAAGCTGTTGCTCTATTTTAGACGCCAAATCAGTTAGTACTTGGTCACCTGTATTATGGCCGTAATTATCATTTATGCTCTTAAAGTGATCGACATCCAGCAGTAAAAAAGAATAGGGCAGTTTCTTCATCGCTGAAGCAGCTATTAAAGGCCGAGCACGCAGAACGAACGACCTGCGATTCAAAATACCGGTCAACTCATCATAAGTTGCTACCCGCTCCATTTCTGCAAAGGAATCTTCTCTATAAAGCAGCATAATTCCCGCGGTTCCTAGAAACATATACAAATAAATCCCAAGATAAAAAAACAAATAAAGAAATTGTGCAACTTGTGTATTGATTCCTAATACGGAATACAGCGGTTCTAAGGCTCTCCCGGCCAACGACAAGATGACAAGACAATATAGCAGTCCCATTATTATTTGTAGCGAAGTCTCCATGACCTTCAGACATAGTATATAAGCAGGATAGGCTATAATCAGAACTCCAGCCAGACAAGCGACTGGAATAACGAGAGGATCCTTAGGCATCAACAAATACATAAGCACCACAACGAGAATGGATACTCCGAATAATATAGAATAATATCTCTCCACTTTGCTCCCGAATACTCTGAGAAGCATTAGAAGCGCCAAGCTTTCGAGCGTGCCTCCAGCCAGAGCAAGAAGTGCTATGATCGGTAAACTAAGTGGTGTATCTATAAAATCCTTCAGTAATAAGAGGATCAAGGCTGCTAGTTGCAAATATTTTGCTGTGATAAACAATGAAGAAGTCTGTTCCTGCGGATAACGCAAACGATACACCACGATAAGCAGCACCGTGAACGATTGCCACAAAAAGAGACACACCAGCAGTGTCTGGAGATCCAGATGCATATAAGTGAAGTTCACCTCCCCTAGTATTCCTGACTCTCAGTATACATATCGGTATCTGATGACTCTATTTCTTCCCTCTTGTTTGGCCTGATATAATGCCTTGTCGCTTAGCTTGTACAACTTATTTATCGAAATCTCCTGATCTGGCATGATCGTAATTACACCTATACTAACTGTGTACCCCTGTTGAACCTTATTAGTGGAAGTATTCATTATCGCCTCACGAAGCGCTTCAGCTTTCTGGTCGCAGCTCTGCTCATCTACCCCACAGAGTATGACTGCGAATTCCTCGCCCCCTAGTCTGCCAAACAAATCGCCATTTCCGAGATTATTTTTAATCGTCGATGCGAACTCTTCCAGCACAATGTCACCGGTATCATGACCATAAGTATCGTTGACCTGTTTAAAATAATCCAAATCCAATAGCAAAAATGAGAAGTACTCCTGCGCTCGAAATGCCTTTTCAAGCTTTATCTCCGCTTCCTGAAGAAATGCTCCACGGTTTAGGATCCCCGTCAAATCATCATAACTGGCTATTCTTTTTAGTTTGACGAAGGAATGCTCATTTGAGAGAAGAATATAACCGGCAGCCCCTACGATAAATAATAAATACATCCCCAAATAATACAAATATTGCGTGAGATTTGTTGAGAACACATTCATCTCGGGCTCCCAAATCAATGCAACAAGCGCCCGCATCAGCATAATCGCTGCAAATACATAAAATAATACACCTAATATTTTTTGAAGAGGGGTAGCCTTTTTATTCACAGTTAGATGATAAGCTGGATAAACTATAAATAGTATAGACCAAAGTGAAGTACAAGCGATGCGCAAGTTGGAATGATTAAAAAATAATGCGATGATACTAAAACTAATTATGCTCAATACCGAAAGGATGATGTAATATCGCTTTATTTTTGGCCCCAGTACTCCCATCATCAGCAGTAACGCTGTAATTTCTAGACAGCACCCTCCAAGGATCAGAGCATTGCTAAGCGGAATGGACAACGCATGAGGTAGATAATCCCACAATAAAATCGAACACCAAAAGAGTAGCTGCACTTCCTTTGATCGGATGAACAAGGTGGAGGCTGTATCTTTAACAGCGGTACTTCGATAATTGGTTATAAGCAGCAATATAAATAAATTTCCGAAAATAAACAAATAAATCAGTGTTCTAATTTCAAGCAGGGAGCTCATACGTCACCACCTATGCGAAAATATCCCCACAAAGTGCGGCTTTGCTTCGATGCGTACTCGGGTACTTTGTGGGGATCCCAAATATACGTTGAAAA
This genomic stretch from Paenibacillus sp. FSL H7-0737 harbors:
- the minC gene encoding septum site-determining protein MinC translates to MTVKSKHVRIKGIKDGLIFLLDDKCPFEDLLSELRYKLEHSHQNILTGPIVHVDIKLGNRPVTEEDKEAVLEILKGQGNLLIRSIEALPVPGSEDNDALFLMSGILRSGQVLHHDGNLLYLGDVNPGGTITCSGDIYILGSLRGMAHAGVDGNEEAIIAASLMSPTQLRIADIISRPPDEWETRESSMEFAYLTNGAMQIDKIHNLVKVRQDLNVFKGV
- the mreD gene encoding rod shape-determining protein MreD, translated to MNMRRSVLVLLLFLLFILEGTILPWLIPDVWQMRIIPNLVFVVLLFVAVYHHRHTALILGLTFGLLHDVVFYGRILGAHSFAMGLSAYLIGLLFQIPRAPLPLMMTVILLGSLLEDSVLFGIYSVFNLNQEPYSWAILNHMLPTMLFHFAIALILYIPLRRQLELIKKEKSTEEAA
- the mreC gene encoding rod shape-determining protein MreC, whose translation is MLKLFKLLSNKRLFILLITLVLFIVVMGFSLASRSSLSWPENFLRDTTGFVQKMFYKPAGYVAGLFEDIGNLKDLSKENEQLKILAAQYARDKAQYNFIQVENEQLKEQLKFTKAQEELYKYQYHIAQVVSQTTEPSNSTIVIDLGAKDGVRPNMSVISVDGLVGVISQVSNFTSTVKLMTMMDTNDPNSQPPIAATAINKEGKTFGMIESYDPKTNKLLMNKIPPGDPIAPKDVIVSSGIGGLYPRGLTIGTVESVEVGEFGLTSTAVIKPSAEFQDWKQLIVVFTEERAE
- a CDS encoding rod shape-determining protein gives rise to the protein MLGSFTKDLGIDLGTANTLVYVRGKGIVVREPSVVAINTDTKTIEAVGESAKKMIGRTPGNIRAIRPMKDGVIADFDTTATMIKYFIRQAQKQRSMFQRHPNVMVCVPSGITAVEQRAVEDATRQAGAREAYIIEEPFAAAIGADLPVWEPTGSMVVDIGGGTTEVAVISLGGIVTSRSVRVAGDEADESIIQYIKRQYNLMIGERTSEQLKMDVGSALPLEKAETMEIRGRDLVTGLPKTLTITSDEICEALSDTVSSIIEAVKVTLEKCPPELAADIMDRGIVLTGGGALLRNLDKLLARETGMPVIVAENPLDCVAIGTGKALDNIHLFKSRSSSSLRSKR
- the radC gene encoding RadC family protein; protein product: MESQSVMLRDLPHEERPRERMMHYGAESLSQAELLAILLRTGTRRESAIHIAQQMLGKIGGLRGLVDLSIEELTEIKGIGPAKAVQLKAGIELGRRLANSRFNMPVIIRCPEDAAEILTEQLRYLQKEHFVCLFLNTKNHVIGQETLSMGSLNASIVHPREVFRAAIKCSSASIICAHNHPSGDPTPSPEDISLTSRLLQAGEIVGIDVLDHLIIGDSSFVSLKEKGHM
- a CDS encoding Maf family protein yields the protein MDNSQHIILASGSPRRRELLSLLGLPFEVITSEADESTPPDFTPEQIVRSLALRKAEAVVAAAGERNAVIIGSDTIVVLDNTVLGKPVDELDSKSMLTRLQGRNHKVYTGVACIGLPHGKTIVEHRVTSVTMRAMTENEIIAYIATGEPADKAGSYAIQGLGSTLVERIEGCYFNVVGLPLSLLGEMLSEFGITVLNR
- a CDS encoding DUF4321 domain-containing protein, with product MKKKNVGTLLLFLILGWLAGAWIAKLLQPVKALSFLTTSTVLKWSPRADLDIITYDITIHLKLCMLSLVGIITAVWLYRRL
- a CDS encoding SPOR domain-containing protein, with protein sequence MNNGRMTFRFDVNKDEPKPKPKVVERWSNGGLGTAEEYAEGLRQEVGPAQQTWLYEPDFRSTHEAPPEDSYDYYSGTVDPRQEEWDEQDKDFRYTQQSYLLSDMVSDSRDKLENVSSGSYGGSYHTRRPSYWWKLALSVTGAIGTGVLLGYAALSFFYGGNMDSSSGNGTADIAATSVQSSGAKDPAGVGTSGLPVTGTENAGKNTIPVQVAAQSYYLLQYGVFSTPAGAEEARQELLTAGLAAGMDPADGNRVYAGMSSDREQAKLLSSGLKNQGIELYVREVALPGAEQLVYTGNAEEVKNYFSVSGQLLSELSSQSASLLSAGQTSTTANTPAMSDLHLQWSEAVKVLEQGVSPEAKSICAALEKSMSQGISAWSEYNKNKAQGLLWEVQESMLSFLTSQKQLLTAMN
- a CDS encoding diaminopimelate dehydrogenase, yielding MKQKIQAAIVGYGNLGKGVRKAINQSEDIELVAIFTRREPGQLEAGEAGVKFEHISAVEQYKGKVDVMILCGGSATDLPEQTPAIARMFNTVDSFDTHAKIPEFYETVDAAAKQGGTLSVISTGWDPGLFSMNRLLAEAILPQGKEYTFWGKGVSQGHSDAIRRVDGVKAGVQYTVPVQEIIEAIRAGETPELTTRQKHLRECFVVAEAGADQERIRAEIVNMPNYFADYDTTVTFITEEELAAQHSGIPHGGFVIRSGVTGEGTKQIVEFGLKLESNPEFTASVLVAYARAAQRMSQEGQSGARTVFDIPLGMLSPKSPEELRRNLL
- a CDS encoding glycosyltransferase; translated protein: MRERMLFLSAQNQSAEDLEGEMRTGSILEILLGKFDIDLLTYASTHKDMSTNDGTALTVHYINGCITSWRSMLRPLHILRNFTNRSHAEKDMKSTIMELCRSNNYRHVFISHSLLGNCIDMVRNLLPEASVITDTYRFESGLAVGKEIGKPSSSNPYYKLNEALVRRNKRRLMNKTGVLLATSEWDALSFKSLSFADARKVHVVPHFIKMNEYDAFTEPVAKENSMVLHWNMNTRQGIKAAQNFFKKSYPLIKEQVPDIKCYITGHEVHTDVLTLVKDDVSVIITGPLKPSADYIRRAKAVLVPILEGCEVSRNILESWALKTPVVTSSIVCERLNCEHNRNILLANTSVDVVASVITLLKNPEMATIIADRAHRTLLKDYEVNYVKNKILSLV
- a CDS encoding GGDEF domain-containing protein, translating into MHLDLQTLLVCLFLWQSFTVLLIVVYRLRYPQEQTSSLFITAKYLQLAALILLLLKDFIDTPLSLPIIALLALAGGTLESLALLMLLRVFGSKVERYYSILFGVSILVVVLMYLLMPKDPLVIPVACLAGVLIIAYPAYILCLKVMETSLQIIMGLLYCLVILSLAGRALEPLYSVLGINTQVAQFLYLFFYLGIYLYMFLGTAGIMLLYREDSFAEMERVATYDELTGILNRRSFVLRARPLIAASAMKKLPYSFLLLDVDHFKSINDNYGHNTGDQVLTDLASKIEQQLGHGDLIGRFGGEEFAVLLHRADEKSSDVIAEGMRTAVIGSMIHGVPLHYTLSIGVITIESGERFSLNNLYKLCDNALYQAKKKGRNCVVRSYEI
- a CDS encoding GGDEF domain-containing protein; translated protein: MSSLLEIRTLIYLFIFGNLFILLLITNYRSTAVKDTASTLFIRSKEVQLLFWCSILLWDYLPHALSIPLSNALILGGCCLEITALLLMMGVLGPKIKRYYIILSVLSIISFSIIALFFNHSNLRIACTSLWSILFIVYPAYHLTVNKKATPLQKILGVLFYVFAAIMLMRALVALIWEPEMNVFSTNLTQYLYYLGMYLLFIVGAAGYILLSNEHSFVKLKRIASYDDLTGILNRGAFLQEAEIKLEKAFRAQEYFSFLLLDLDYFKQVNDTYGHDTGDIVLEEFASTIKNNLGNGDLFGRLGGEEFAVILCGVDEQSCDQKAEALREAIMNTSTNKVQQGYTVSIGVITIMPDQEISINKLYKLSDKALYQAKQEGRNRVIRYRYVY